One Aegilops tauschii subsp. strangulata cultivar AL8/78 chromosome 7, Aet v6.0, whole genome shotgun sequence genomic window carries:
- the LOC109753778 gene encoding alpha carbonic anhydrase 7-like, translating into MRSAPHLHLAVWALLLLHFAAFVPEARAQQEIDDESEFSYDSRSENGPENWGKIKEEWVTCATGRVQSPIDLSDRHAAQAPNLGYLHHSYRPAEASIVNRGHDITVTFQRDTGSLWINGTAYHLRQVHWHSPSEHHLNGRQYSLELHMVHLSAENKAAVIGRLYKIGRRDHFLHELEPYLRRMAGMKEKEEKVGVVDPWEARGDGEAYYRYMGSLTTPACDEGVIWTVIKRVATVSTHQLKLLTDAVHDGFEMNARPLQKLNGRYISFFCPHDDHERYYAAADH; encoded by the exons ATGCGTTCAGCTCCCCACCTCCACCTCGCGGTCTGGGCCCTTCTCCTCCTGCACTTCGCAGCCTTCGTCCCGGAAGCCAGAGCACAGCAGGAAATCG ACGATGAGTCGGAGTTCAGCTACGACAGCAGGTCCGAGAACGGGCCGGAGAACTGGGGCAAGATCAAGGAGGAGTGGGTGACGTGCGCCACCGGGCGGGTGCAGTCCCCCATCGACCTCTCTGACCGCCATGCCGCACAGGCGCCCAACCTCGGGTACCTCCACCACTCCTACCGCCCTGCCGAGGCCTCCATCGTCAACCGTGGCCACGACATCACGGTGACATTCCAGCGCGACACCGGGAGCTTGTGGATCAACGGCACTGCTTACCACCTCAGGCAGGTGCACTGGCACTCCCCCAGCGAGCACCACCTAAACGGCCGCCAGTACAGCCTGGAGCTCCACATGGTTCACCTCAGCGCCGAGAACAAGGCTGCCGTGATCGGCCGCCTCTATAAGATCGGTAGGCGCGACCATTTCCTGCACGAG CTAGAGCCTTACCTGCGGAGGATGGCAGGCatgaaggagaaggaggagaaggtTGGCGTGGTGGATCCCTGGGAGGCGAGAGGCGATGGTGAAGCCTACTACCGGTACATGGGCTCCCTCACCACGCCGGCGTGTGATGAGGGGGTCATCTGGACCGTCATCAAGAGG GTTGCTACCGTGTCGACTCACCAATTGAAGCTTCTCACGGACGCTGTCCACGAT GGCTTTGAGATGAACGCGAGACCCCTTCAGAAGTTGAATGGCAGATATATCAGCTTTTTCTGCCCTCATGATGACCATGAACGCTATTACGCTGCTGCTGATCATTAA